The Candidatus Pantoea soli genome window below encodes:
- a CDS encoding sugar porter family MFS transporter: MDTRQKRYNMKYVILCCTVAAFGGLLMGYDSSIISGAIEPLSEYFQLTPAETGWAVSNILLGSLAGCFIAPRLSDRLGRKKSLAITALLFTVSVVGTAIAHNFTVFVLFRIVGGLAIGLASVISPIYLAELSPSRFRGRTTALYAVCCVGGQSVVLLTNYYITKFTLPDVMIALGWRYILATALVPCALFMLFIAFIPESPRWNVLKGRDKEALDTLSKISNRAHAESVFKEIKQSFAAQHTGQHKARLRLDKTTVPLLVIGIGLAVGNQISGINVIQYFGPTLLKNVAGSTDSALLQTFWLSVCQFIGVLAGMLLIDKVGRRKLLLLGAMTSCICLSYSFTAFYYNLSGMLAVVGLFAYMIFFGMTWGQIVWTVLGEIFPTQIRSLCVGLSICAMSLANFVISSVFPIMNSNPQLLALFHGGFPLLLFAIFSLGMYFFTFRYLPETAGVSLEKIHGLVLEKFNVEAEVPSGLSAAQDRTSFDLPRH; encoded by the coding sequence ATGGATACCAGGCAAAAACGCTACAACATGAAGTATGTCATTCTCTGCTGTACCGTCGCGGCCTTTGGCGGCCTGCTGATGGGATATGATTCCTCGATTATTTCCGGCGCCATTGAACCGCTCAGCGAATATTTTCAACTGACACCCGCCGAAACCGGCTGGGCAGTTTCAAATATTCTGCTTGGCAGCCTGGCAGGCTGCTTTATTGCGCCACGCCTCAGCGACAGGCTGGGCCGTAAAAAATCACTCGCCATTACCGCACTGCTGTTTACCGTTTCGGTTGTCGGCACCGCCATTGCCCATAACTTTACGGTGTTTGTGCTGTTTCGTATCGTCGGCGGACTGGCCATTGGACTGGCTTCGGTAATCTCGCCGATTTATCTCGCGGAGCTTTCGCCGTCGCGCTTTCGCGGCCGCACCACGGCGCTGTATGCCGTCTGCTGCGTGGGCGGACAGTCGGTGGTGCTGCTGACCAACTACTACATTACAAAATTCACCCTGCCTGATGTGATGATCGCCCTCGGCTGGCGCTATATCCTTGCCACGGCTCTGGTGCCCTGCGCCCTGTTTATGCTGTTTATCGCGTTTATCCCGGAATCGCCGCGCTGGAATGTGCTGAAAGGGCGCGATAAGGAAGCGCTGGACACGCTGAGCAAAATCTCGAATCGTGCTCACGCAGAGAGCGTGTTTAAGGAGATCAAACAGTCGTTTGCGGCCCAGCACACCGGGCAGCACAAAGCGCGTCTGCGTCTGGACAAGACCACCGTGCCACTGCTGGTGATCGGCATCGGGCTGGCGGTTGGTAATCAGATCAGCGGTATCAACGTGATCCAGTATTTTGGCCCGACGCTGCTGAAAAACGTTGCCGGCAGCACGGATTCGGCGCTGCTGCAGACCTTCTGGCTGTCGGTGTGCCAGTTTATCGGCGTGCTGGCCGGTATGCTGCTGATCGACAAAGTAGGGCGCCGCAAACTGCTGCTGCTGGGTGCCATGACCTCCTGCATCTGCCTGAGCTACTCCTTTACCGCGTTCTATTACAATCTGTCAGGCATGCTGGCGGTGGTCGGTCTGTTTGCCTATATGATCTTCTTCGGCATGACCTGGGGCCAGATTGTCTGGACGGTGCTGGGAGAAATCTTCCCGACGCAGATCCGTTCCCTGTGCGTCGGCCTCTCCATCTGCGCCATGTCGCTGGCCAACTTTGTTATCAGTTCTGTGTTCCCGATCATGAACAGCAATCCTCAGCTGCTGGCGCTGTTCCACGGCGGTTTTCCGCTGCTGCTGTTCGCCATTTTCTCGCTTGGCATGTACTTCTTTACCTTCCGCTATCTGCCGGAAACGGCGGGTGTCTCGCTGGAAAAAATTCACGGACTGGTGCTGGAGAAGTTCAACGTCGAGGCAGAGGTGCCGTCGGGTCTGTCAGCGGCCCAGGATCGAACCTCTTTTGATCTGCCGCGTCACTGA
- a CDS encoding OmpA family lipoprotein, whose protein sequence is MKKRVLTLALLLSGSVALSGCTTNPYTGESQAGKSGIGAGLGAVLGAGVGVLSSSKKDRGKGALIGAASGAALGGGVGYYMDVQEAKLRDKMRGTGVSVTRQGDNIVLNMPNNVTFDSSSANLKPAGANTLTGVAMVLKEYPKTAVNVVGYTDSTGSRALNMRLSQQRADSVASALVLQGVAQNRLRTQGMGPDNPVATNSTEAGKAQNRRVEITLSPLG, encoded by the coding sequence ATGAAAAAGCGTGTATTGACGCTGGCCTTGTTATTAAGCGGCAGCGTAGCGCTGTCGGGCTGTACCACTAACCCTTATACCGGCGAATCTCAGGCCGGAAAATCCGGCATCGGCGCCGGGCTCGGCGCTGTGCTGGGCGCAGGCGTAGGCGTACTCTCTTCGTCGAAAAAAGATCGCGGCAAAGGTGCGCTGATTGGTGCCGCTTCCGGTGCAGCGCTTGGCGGCGGCGTCGGTTATTACATGGACGTACAGGAAGCGAAACTGCGCGACAAAATGCGCGGTACCGGCGTCAGCGTGACGCGTCAGGGCGATAACATCGTGCTGAACATGCCGAATAACGTCACCTTTGATTCCAGCAGCGCCAACCTGAAACCGGCCGGTGCCAACACGCTGACCGGCGTGGCGATGGTGCTGAAAGAGTATCCGAAAACCGCGGTAAACGTGGTGGGCTATACCGACAGCACCGGTTCACGCGCGCTGAATATGCGCCTGTCGCAGCAGCGTGCAGACAGCGTGGCCAGCGCGCTGGTTCTGCAGGGCGTGGCGCAGAATCGCCTGCGTACCCAGGGCATGGGCCCGGATAACCCGGTTGCCACCAATAGCACTGAAGCAGGGAAAGCGCAGAACCGCCGCGTGGAAATCACCCTCAGCCCGCTGGGCTAA
- the dnaT gene encoding primosomal protein DnaT, translating to MSVKILSSTLVGLDGFCQDPLTTLQQADNGTLAVLHNNAPAFYALTPQRLAHLLALEAAAQQPSDVALDDSLFHSEAAPVPVPAGKFAMYPGWQPDGDFQRQAAIWGVALSEPVTPAELAAFVAYWQAEGRLFHHVQWQQKLARSVQMNRAANGGQPKRDVTQVSNTDYDIPDGFRGE from the coding sequence ATGTCAGTTAAAATCTTATCTTCTACGCTGGTCGGGCTGGATGGCTTCTGCCAGGATCCGCTCACCACGTTACAGCAGGCCGATAACGGCACGCTGGCTGTGTTGCACAATAACGCGCCGGCGTTTTATGCGCTGACACCGCAGCGTCTGGCACACCTGCTGGCGCTGGAAGCGGCGGCGCAGCAGCCCAGCGACGTCGCGCTGGATGACAGCCTGTTTCACAGCGAAGCCGCCCCGGTGCCGGTGCCGGCGGGTAAATTTGCCATGTATCCGGGCTGGCAGCCGGACGGCGATTTTCAGCGTCAGGCGGCCATCTGGGGCGTGGCGCTGAGTGAGCCGGTGACGCCGGCAGAGCTGGCCGCGTTCGTGGCTTACTGGCAGGCTGAGGGGCGGCTGTTTCACCATGTGCAGTGGCAGCAGAAGCTGGCGCGCAGCGTGCAGATGAATCGCGCCGCAAACGGCGGCCAGCCAAAGCGTGATGTCACCCAGGTCAGCAATACCGATTACGATATTCCCGATGGGTTTCGAGGTGAGTAA
- a CDS encoding ROK family transcriptional regulator, producing MKAAGKGPALLRRNNLKRVMTQLRKTRVTSRQELALALDLSKNTVSLIIDDLLAQGLIRELGPVSVAAAGRPKIEISLRPEKLKSAGIMVERQAIHWRVCDYFSQVVAEQTWRTETADAGALLNELGEVCQTLRAAHPELLGVAFGFPGIIDPQRGRVHFAAHLGWRDVDVLRPLQDSCTLPLRIMNNVKAASLLAVQQLELNKTQSHFYLRIAEGLGGALVEQGEVFTGSSWTAGEIGHLAVQANGVRCSCGRQGCLETLVSLPAIQQQLARRKTGLRWQNRESEPEIVNAILRDAGAHLGHALSQVMQLVNPASIIIDGPFNAHPAFVQAVQQTAQASTLAFTFAHTTLHFLPQRIDPANGLALAVIEQYERAVS from the coding sequence ATGAAAGCAGCCGGGAAAGGTCCAGCATTACTTCGACGCAATAATCTCAAGCGGGTCATGACGCAGCTGCGCAAGACCCGCGTCACCTCACGCCAGGAGCTGGCGCTGGCGCTGGATCTCAGCAAAAACACCGTTTCCCTGATCATCGATGACCTGCTGGCGCAGGGGCTGATCCGCGAGCTTGGCCCGGTAAGCGTGGCTGCCGCCGGCCGGCCGAAAATCGAAATTTCACTGCGCCCGGAAAAGCTGAAAAGCGCGGGCATCATGGTAGAGCGTCAGGCCATTCACTGGCGCGTCTGCGATTATTTTTCTCAGGTGGTCGCCGAGCAGACGTGGCGTACCGAAACCGCCGATGCCGGGGCGCTGCTAAACGAACTGGGCGAAGTGTGCCAGACGCTGCGCGCGGCGCACCCGGAACTGCTGGGCGTGGCGTTTGGCTTTCCCGGCATTATTGATCCGCAGCGCGGACGGGTGCATTTTGCGGCCCACCTCGGCTGGCGCGATGTGGACGTGCTGAGGCCGCTGCAGGACAGCTGCACGCTGCCCTTACGCATCATGAACAATGTGAAGGCGGCGTCTCTGCTGGCGGTGCAGCAGCTGGAGCTGAATAAAACGCAAAGTCACTTCTATCTGCGTATTGCCGAAGGCCTGGGCGGCGCGCTGGTAGAGCAGGGCGAAGTGTTTACCGGCAGCAGCTGGACGGCCGGCGAAATCGGGCATCTGGCGGTGCAGGCCAACGGCGTGCGCTGCAGCTGCGGCCGGCAGGGTTGTCTGGAAACGCTGGTCAGCCTGCCTGCCATCCAGCAGCAGCTGGCGCGCCGCAAAACGGGCCTGCGCTGGCAGAACCGTGAAAGCGAGCCGGAGATTGTGAACGCCATCCTGCGTGACGCCGGCGCGCATCTTGGCCATGCGCTCAGCCAGGTGATGCAGCTGGTGAATCCGGCCAGCATCATTATTGATGGCCCGTTCAACGCGCACCCTGCCTTTGTACAGGCGGTGCAGCAGACGGCGCAGGCCAGCACGCTGGCTTTCACCTTTGCCCATACCACGCTGCATTTTCTGCCGCAGCGTATCGATCCCGCCAACGGGCTGGCGCTGGCGGTGATTGAGCAGTATGAGCGCGCCGTCAGTTAA
- a CDS encoding LacI family DNA-binding transcriptional regulator — translation MSLKAIAATLGLSVTTVSRALNGFDDVAEATRKRIIEEADRRGYRPNAAARRLKTGRANAVGLVFPVSNATLNDSYYSEMLLTLDQRLARHEIDLLLLPDKPQDQQRTLLRMLRSGALDALIVTHTTPHDLRLLRLQQKGFRFLTLGRSTLPQPYAWFDYDNHAGTLLAAQHALQQGHQRLAYLGGNEPGTYILERRRGFMDALKPHRPPPQVVALPPTRRAGYQQTCAWLAQGALPDAIITDCSPLGEGTAIALQQAGRLSGPQAVALYVYDGLPHDSIVDQPVNAILQSSQQRIGECVAGMVLDLLEDRPVAQLQTLWQPILRLTSDAQ, via the coding sequence ATGTCTCTCAAAGCGATTGCCGCCACGCTCGGCTTATCCGTGACCACCGTAAGCCGCGCGCTTAATGGCTTTGATGATGTGGCGGAAGCCACGCGTAAACGCATCATTGAGGAAGCAGACCGGCGCGGCTATCGCCCGAATGCTGCCGCGCGCCGGCTGAAAACCGGCCGGGCGAACGCCGTCGGGCTGGTGTTTCCTGTCAGTAACGCCACTCTCAATGACAGCTACTACAGCGAAATGCTGCTGACACTCGACCAGCGGCTTGCCCGGCATGAGATCGACCTGCTGTTGCTGCCCGATAAGCCGCAGGATCAGCAGCGTACGCTGCTGCGGATGTTGCGCAGCGGGGCGCTGGATGCGCTGATTGTCACCCATACCACTCCGCACGATCTGCGTCTGCTGCGCCTGCAGCAGAAGGGGTTCCGCTTTCTCACGCTGGGCCGCAGTACGCTGCCGCAGCCCTACGCCTGGTTTGATTACGATAACCATGCCGGTACGCTGCTGGCTGCTCAGCATGCGCTGCAGCAGGGGCATCAGCGGCTGGCCTATCTTGGCGGCAATGAGCCGGGCACCTATATCCTGGAACGCCGCCGGGGGTTTATGGATGCGCTGAAACCGCATCGTCCACCGCCGCAGGTGGTGGCACTGCCGCCCACCCGCCGCGCCGGTTATCAGCAAACCTGCGCCTGGCTGGCGCAGGGCGCGCTGCCGGATGCCATCATCACCGACTGCAGCCCGCTGGGTGAAGGCACCGCGATCGCGCTGCAGCAGGCCGGCCGCCTCAGCGGGCCGCAGGCCGTGGCGCTCTACGTCTATGATGGCCTGCCGCATGACTCCATTGTTGATCAGCCGGTCAACGCCATTCTGCAGTCTTCGCAGCAGCGTATTGGTGAATGCGTCGCCGGCATGGTGCTGGATCTGCTGGAAGACCGGCCGGTGGCGCAGCTGCAAACGCTGTGGCAGCCAATATTACGCCTGACTTCTGACGCACAATGA
- a CDS encoding acyltransferase family protein — MNEKNNFDIVRLSLAFIVMLVHSAEVTRNADIRFLAHFLNSDFAVKGFFAISGFLIAKSYLRSKSLTSYFVKRAQRILPAYIFVIVMCFAIGMCLTTLPLMDFLKNKETLKYLVANFTFLNFIQPSLPGVFTDNPNQPMDGSLWTIKAELTLYVLLPFIVPLLKKSPLKVWGVIFVISCAWFFYFTAVYTGAKADTLAKQFIALSSYFFFGSLLAVHQPTFDRLKEITIVSLVLFLLFKNTNYAFIIEPVAFSSVVILFSTNLCKEIKISQYGDLSYGMYLYHWPIIQVLQHFGVFDTNAFLGLLMVIVLTLALAWLSWHLLESRFLKRAHHAQPSIVPSVARD; from the coding sequence ATGAACGAAAAAAACAATTTTGACATCGTAAGGCTCTCGCTGGCTTTTATCGTTATGCTGGTGCATTCCGCTGAGGTTACGCGCAACGCGGATATCCGTTTCCTTGCACATTTTTTAAATAGTGACTTTGCCGTAAAAGGATTTTTCGCAATAAGTGGTTTTCTTATTGCAAAAAGTTACTTAAGAAGTAAATCGCTGACCTCTTATTTTGTTAAACGTGCGCAGCGTATTTTACCGGCTTATATTTTTGTCATCGTTATGTGCTTTGCCATTGGCATGTGCCTGACCACATTACCGCTGATGGATTTCCTGAAAAATAAAGAGACGCTGAAATATTTAGTTGCGAATTTCACCTTCCTGAACTTTATTCAGCCCTCCCTGCCGGGTGTGTTTACCGATAACCCGAATCAGCCGATGGATGGCTCGCTGTGGACCATTAAAGCCGAGCTGACGCTGTATGTCCTGCTGCCGTTTATTGTGCCGCTGCTGAAAAAGAGCCCGCTGAAAGTGTGGGGCGTGATTTTCGTGATCTCCTGCGCCTGGTTCTTCTATTTCACCGCGGTATATACCGGTGCCAAAGCTGACACGCTGGCGAAACAGTTTATCGCGCTGTCATCTTACTTCTTCTTTGGCAGCCTGCTGGCGGTGCACCAGCCGACGTTTGACCGGCTGAAGGAGATCACCATCGTGTCGCTGGTGCTGTTCCTGCTGTTCAAGAACACCAATTACGCCTTCATCATTGAGCCGGTGGCGTTCTCTTCGGTGGTAATTCTGTTCAGCACCAACCTGTGTAAAGAGATCAAAATCAGCCAGTATGGTGACCTCTCCTACGGCATGTATCTCTATCACTGGCCGATTATTCAGGTACTGCAGCATTTTGGCGTGTTTGATACCAACGCCTTCCTCGGCCTGCTGATGGTCATTGTACTGACGCTGGCACTGGCGTGGCTGTCATGGCATCTGCTGGAAAGCCGCTTCCTGAAGCGTGCCCATCACGCCCAGCCTTCCATTGTGCCGAGCGTGGCACGCGACTAA
- a CDS encoding DNA-3-methyladenine glycosylase I, producing MQRCGWVTADPLYIAYHDSEWGIPQTDKRALFEMLCLEGQQAGLAWITVLKKRENYRRAFHGFDPHAIALMDEADVMRLLQDSSLIRHRGKLEAIISNARAMLALEATGRDFSRFIWSFVDNQPVLHHYADYRAAPTTSAPSVALSKALKKHGFKFVGPTICHAFMQACGLINDHQTTCFCHPDNL from the coding sequence ATGCAGCGATGTGGCTGGGTAACCGCTGATCCGCTCTATATCGCGTACCATGATAGCGAATGGGGTATCCCGCAAACTGATAAGCGAGCCTTATTTGAGATGCTGTGCCTGGAAGGGCAGCAGGCCGGGCTCGCCTGGATCACCGTGCTGAAAAAACGCGAAAACTACCGGCGAGCGTTTCACGGCTTTGACCCGCACGCTATCGCGCTGATGGATGAAGCCGATGTCATGCGCCTGCTGCAGGACAGCAGTCTGATCCGCCATCGCGGTAAGCTGGAAGCCATCATCAGTAATGCCCGGGCGATGCTGGCGCTGGAAGCCACGGGCAGAGACTTTTCGCGCTTTATCTGGTCTTTTGTCGATAATCAGCCGGTTTTACACCATTATGCCGATTACCGCGCGGCCCCCACCACCTCGGCCCCTTCTGTTGCGCTGTCGAAGGCGCTAAAGAAGCACGGTTTTAAATTCGTCGGTCCGACAATCTGCCACGCATTTATGCAGGCCTGTGGCCTGATTAACGATCATCAAACCACCTGTTTCTGCCATCCCGATAATCTTTAA
- a CDS encoding LacI family DNA-binding transcriptional regulator yields the protein MKTQRITLDDIATLAGVTKMTVSRYLRTPEKVKRETAENIARVIAEIGYVADNSASASRTNPPRIGVLIPSFHNQIFADVLAGIESVTRAHGYQTLVVNYDYNAQREEEQIATVLALDIKGLILTESVHTLRAEKYLNAATIPVAEVMGMTQARGRINVGFDNYQAGYDMTQMLLASGKRRVIYFGAMSDHRDEQRYAGYCDALAAAALPAGRIVPNQVSSVSVGTDMMTLARQRYPQMDAILCTNDDLAVGVLQECQAAGIAVPGTLAIAGFHGLEIGQATTPRLASVVTPRFEMGKVATEIVLKKIHRQPTLEQVNLHYRLSAGGTL from the coding sequence ATGAAAACGCAGCGCATCACCCTGGACGATATCGCCACGCTGGCCGGCGTCACCAAGATGACGGTGAGCCGCTACCTGCGCACGCCGGAAAAAGTTAAACGCGAAACGGCAGAGAACATTGCCCGCGTGATTGCGGAAATAGGTTATGTCGCAGACAACAGCGCCTCCGCATCCCGCACCAATCCGCCGCGCATTGGCGTGCTGATCCCCTCTTTTCACAACCAGATTTTTGCTGATGTGCTGGCCGGTATCGAATCGGTCACCCGTGCACACGGCTACCAGACGCTGGTGGTGAACTACGACTACAATGCGCAGCGCGAGGAGGAGCAGATCGCCACCGTGCTGGCGCTGGATATCAAAGGGCTGATCCTGACGGAATCGGTGCACACCCTGCGTGCGGAAAAATACCTCAATGCGGCCACGATTCCGGTGGCTGAAGTGATGGGCATGACGCAGGCTCGCGGGCGCATTAACGTCGGTTTCGACAATTATCAGGCCGGGTATGACATGACGCAGATGCTGCTGGCGAGCGGAAAGCGGCGCGTGATTTACTTTGGCGCGATGTCCGATCATCGCGACGAGCAGCGTTACGCCGGCTACTGCGATGCGCTGGCGGCCGCCGCTCTGCCCGCCGGGCGCATCGTGCCCAACCAGGTGTCATCGGTTTCGGTTGGCACCGATATGATGACACTGGCGCGCCAGCGCTATCCGCAGATGGATGCGATTCTGTGCACCAATGACGATCTGGCGGTCGGCGTGCTGCAGGAGTGTCAGGCGGCTGGCATTGCCGTCCCCGGCACGCTGGCGATTGCTGGTTTTCACGGACTGGAGATTGGGCAGGCCACCACGCCAAGGCTGGCCAGCGTGGTGACCCCGCGCTTCGAGATGGGCAAAGTGGCCACGGAGATTGTGCTGAAGAAGATTCACCGGCAGCCCACCCTTGAGCAGGTAAATCTGCATTACCGCTTATCCGCGGGCGGCACCCTCTGA
- the dnaC gene encoding DNA replication protein DnaC has product MKTPNDLFSRLKKFMPADIQPKFKSGAELLAWNQEQGRLRSEAIMRENRAMKMQRIMGRSGIRELHMNCSFDNYRVENDGQRKALSLAREYAAAFDNSIASFVFSGRPGTGKNHLAAAIGNDLIIRGKSVLIVTVADLMSSMKGTFSGGSDITEERLLQDLSHVDLLVIDEIGMQSESRYEKVIINQIVDRRSSSKRPTGMLSNLDPAGMNALLGERVMDRMRLGNSLWVRFDWESYRSRVRGDEY; this is encoded by the coding sequence ATGAAAACGCCAAACGATCTTTTCAGTCGCCTGAAAAAGTTTATGCCAGCGGATATTCAGCCCAAATTCAAAAGTGGTGCTGAGCTGCTGGCGTGGAATCAGGAGCAGGGCCGTCTGCGCTCGGAAGCCATTATGCGCGAAAACCGGGCGATGAAAATGCAGCGCATTATGGGGCGCTCCGGCATCCGTGAGCTGCACATGAACTGCTCCTTTGATAACTATCGCGTGGAAAACGACGGCCAGCGCAAGGCGCTCAGTCTGGCGCGCGAGTATGCCGCCGCTTTTGATAACAGCATCGCCAGCTTTGTGTTTTCCGGCCGCCCGGGCACCGGCAAAAATCATCTGGCGGCAGCAATCGGTAACGACCTGATTATCCGCGGTAAAAGCGTGCTGATCGTCACGGTAGCCGATTTGATGTCGAGCATGAAAGGCACCTTCAGCGGCGGCAGTGACATCACGGAAGAGCGGCTGCTGCAGGATCTCAGTCATGTTGATCTGCTGGTGATCGATGAGATTGGCATGCAGAGTGAGTCACGCTACGAAAAAGTGATCATCAACCAGATTGTCGATCGCCGCTCATCGTCCAAGCGGCCCACCGGTATGCTTTCCAACCTCGATCCGGCCGGCATGAATGCACTGCTGGGCGAGCGGGTCATGGACCGCATGCGCCTTGGTAACAGCCTGTGGGTGCGTTTCGACTGGGAAAGCTATCGCAGCCGCGTCCGCGGCGATGAATATTAA
- a CDS encoding LacI family DNA-binding transcriptional regulator, with translation MKTRPPRATISDVARTAQTGKTSVSRYLNGEVHLLSPDLKARIEQAIAALNYRPSQMARGLKRGRTRLIGLIIADITNPYSVDVLSGIEAACRARGFTLLMCNTNNEVDLEQHYLQLLSSYQVEGIVVNAVGMHEAVLNRLQQSMLPMVLIDRKIPDFACDVVGLNNPEAGQIATQHLLDNGYDALLFLSEPLGSVNTRRERLAAFFDTVKRAPQVIAENAEVPLHQPQPLEQALRAFQQRHPDRRCAVMAANGALTLQVARALQRLTLRWGEHIGLLGFDELEWAALAGVGITTLKQPTWQIGYAALEQVIARIEGSEQPVSERVFSGELIVRGSSQPLR, from the coding sequence ATGAAAACCAGGCCGCCACGAGCCACAATCAGTGACGTTGCCCGCACGGCACAAACCGGTAAAACCAGCGTTTCCCGCTATCTCAACGGTGAAGTGCATCTGCTTTCGCCCGATCTCAAAGCCCGTATTGAACAGGCCATCGCCGCGCTGAATTATCGTCCCAGCCAGATGGCGCGGGGACTAAAGCGCGGGCGCACGCGCCTGATCGGCCTGATTATTGCTGACATCACCAACCCCTACTCTGTTGATGTGCTGAGCGGCATTGAAGCCGCCTGCCGCGCTCGCGGCTTCACGCTGCTGATGTGTAATACCAACAACGAAGTGGATCTGGAGCAGCACTATCTGCAGCTGCTCAGCAGTTACCAGGTTGAGGGTATTGTCGTCAACGCGGTCGGAATGCACGAAGCGGTGCTCAACCGCCTGCAGCAGTCAATGCTGCCGATGGTGCTGATCGACCGTAAAATTCCCGATTTTGCCTGCGACGTGGTCGGCCTGAACAATCCGGAAGCGGGACAGATTGCCACCCAGCATCTGCTGGATAACGGCTATGACGCGCTGCTGTTTCTCAGCGAGCCACTTGGCAGCGTGAACACCCGTCGCGAGCGTCTCGCCGCCTTTTTCGACACGGTAAAGCGGGCGCCGCAGGTGATTGCAGAAAACGCTGAAGTCCCGCTGCATCAGCCTCAGCCGCTGGAACAGGCCCTGCGCGCATTTCAGCAGCGCCATCCTGACAGGCGCTGCGCAGTAATGGCGGCGAACGGTGCGCTGACGCTGCAGGTGGCGCGTGCTCTGCAGCGCCTGACGCTGCGCTGGGGCGAACACATTGGCCTGCTGGGTTTTGACGAACTGGAGTGGGCGGCACTGGCTGGCGTAGGTATAACCACACTGAAACAGCCGACCTGGCAGATCGGCTATGCCGCGCTGGAACAGGTGATTGCCCGCATTGAAGGCAGCGAGCAGCCGGTCAGCGAACGGGTTTTCTCTGGCGAGCTGATCGTGCGCGGCTCCAGTCAGCCACTGCGTTAA
- a CDS encoding autotransporter domain-containing protein — translation MLQKSQRTGQHILALAFSSVWLLFMAAPASAWDQADPRGAPDYNAILAEKVFSNHLVWEESSDSGLLEAALRAPGDSGFVLHTDTGSAGSAPLASRYSAGWSMPVNAGISTGPVAQFAVDDSRLSCPKCERVDSNNAGHIASFGWRVERALGWISPWAQVSYSYQLNDDRPTAARIDAGEAGRESNWMDVSVGASLPLGRNLAAFTSFAQTGADSTGEQQIYSLGVSASF, via the coding sequence ATGTTGCAGAAAAGTCAGCGGACAGGCCAGCACATTCTCGCGCTGGCTTTCAGCAGCGTATGGCTGCTTTTTATGGCTGCACCGGCCTCTGCCTGGGATCAGGCAGACCCGCGCGGTGCGCCGGATTACAATGCCATTCTGGCCGAAAAAGTATTCAGTAATCACCTGGTGTGGGAGGAGAGCAGCGACAGCGGCCTGCTTGAGGCGGCTCTGCGCGCACCCGGTGACAGCGGCTTCGTACTGCATACGGACACCGGCAGTGCCGGCAGCGCGCCGCTGGCCAGTCGCTACTCCGCTGGCTGGTCTATGCCCGTGAATGCCGGTATCAGCACCGGACCCGTGGCACAGTTTGCGGTGGATGATTCCCGCTTAAGCTGTCCGAAATGTGAACGGGTGGACAGCAATAACGCCGGTCACATTGCCTCCTTCGGCTGGCGCGTGGAGCGTGCGCTGGGCTGGATTTCGCCCTGGGCGCAGGTGAGTTACAGCTATCAGCTTAACGACGATCGTCCGACTGCGGCGCGCATCGATGCCGGGGAAGCGGGCCGCGAAAGCAACTGGATGGATGTCAGCGTGGGCGCCAGCCTGCCGCTTGGCCGCAATCTGGCGGCCTTCACCTCTTTTGCCCAGACGGGCGCAGACAGCACGGGTGAGCAGCAGATTTACAGCCTGGGCGTCAGCGCCAGCTTCTGA